One Gimesia aquarii DNA segment encodes these proteins:
- a CDS encoding MBL fold metallo-hydrolase, with amino-acid sequence MRIVLLGTGGYHPNERRHTACLMIPELGIIFDAGTSFFRVPHHLQTRNLQIFMTHAHLDHIVGLSFFLVPMLSDQVDSVKVYGEESKLAAIRTHLFSDEIFPVLPDYEFISLPETVEVAGGGTLRHLPLEHPGGSIGYRVDWPDCSMAYVTDTAHPEQHLEFVQGVDLLIHECYFPDEMSEWADKTGHTHTTPVAELARDAHVGKLILTHIDPQCAGDDPIGIKVAQKIFPNTILGEDLMEIDF; translated from the coding sequence ATGCGAATCGTATTGTTGGGGACCGGTGGTTATCACCCAAATGAACGTCGGCATACCGCATGCTTAATGATCCCTGAATTAGGGATCATTTTTGATGCGGGAACCAGCTTTTTCCGCGTTCCCCACCATCTTCAAACACGGAATTTACAGATTTTCATGACGCATGCTCACCTGGATCATATTGTCGGCCTCTCTTTTTTTCTGGTTCCGATGCTGTCAGATCAAGTTGACTCTGTCAAAGTTTATGGTGAAGAGTCAAAACTCGCTGCGATTCGAACCCATCTGTTTTCTGATGAAATCTTCCCCGTTCTTCCAGACTACGAGTTCATATCGCTACCAGAAACAGTCGAAGTCGCTGGCGGCGGAACTCTTCGACACTTACCGTTAGAACACCCAGGAGGCTCTATAGGCTATCGAGTCGATTGGCCAGACTGCTCGATGGCATATGTCACCGACACAGCTCATCCGGAACAGCATCTCGAATTTGTTCAAGGTGTTGATCTATTGATTCACGAATGTTATTTTCCAGATGAAATGTCAGAGTGGGCAGATAAAACCGGACACACCCACACAACACCTGTTGCTGAACTCGCCAGGGATGCCCATGTTGGAAAATTGATTTTGACGCACATCGATCCTCAATGTGCAGGCGATGATCCAATCGGAATCAAAGTTGCCCAAAAGATCTTTCCTAATACAATATTAGGAGAGGACCTGATGGAAATTGATTTTTAG
- a CDS encoding class I SAM-dependent methyltransferase — MTKETSTKPFLSQGLLEVLRNPENHFSLEFDKENQLLVDQQTSQSYSVIKGIPRFVEQEHLSSFGLQWNKYEVAHADEDRATFTAKTGLPLSELKGLKILDAGCGGGRYSKVAAEAGGMVFGADHTTAVEKAQKLCNHLENVHLVQADLKHLPFEPSSFDFVFSIGVMHHDKDTRAVFNAVAAMVKPGGRYSVWLYRKNQWWQEWINSALRKTTTRMSPEKLEKWCRLGAWFGGVPVINKILNKIVNFSNHPHWENRVCDTFDWYAPAYQYHHTIEELKSWFEQAGFENLKILPPEKSGTLYRWCYKHNLLIGSGVNIQGTKSV, encoded by the coding sequence ATGACGAAAGAAACATCAACAAAGCCATTTCTTTCTCAGGGGCTTCTTGAAGTTTTGAGAAATCCAGAAAATCACTTCTCACTGGAATTCGACAAAGAAAATCAGCTTTTAGTCGATCAGCAAACCAGCCAATCTTATTCTGTGATAAAGGGTATCCCACGTTTTGTAGAACAAGAACATCTTTCGAGCTTTGGTCTGCAATGGAATAAGTACGAAGTTGCGCATGCTGATGAAGATCGAGCGACGTTTACAGCCAAAACAGGCTTGCCATTAAGTGAATTAAAAGGACTCAAAATCCTGGACGCTGGCTGTGGAGGAGGCCGCTATAGTAAGGTGGCTGCGGAAGCAGGAGGAATGGTATTTGGTGCAGACCATACAACGGCCGTTGAGAAGGCTCAAAAATTATGCAATCATCTTGAAAACGTCCATCTCGTCCAGGCTGATCTCAAGCACCTCCCTTTTGAACCTTCCTCATTTGATTTTGTATTTTCTATAGGCGTTATGCACCATGATAAAGACACGCGTGCTGTATTCAATGCAGTAGCCGCTATGGTTAAACCTGGGGGCCGCTACTCTGTTTGGCTCTACCGCAAAAATCAGTGGTGGCAAGAATGGATCAACTCAGCTCTGAGAAAAACCACCACGCGCATGTCTCCCGAGAAACTGGAAAAGTGGTGTCGTCTGGGCGCTTGGTTTGGAGGCGTTCCTGTAATCAATAAAATTCTGAATAAAATCGTCAACTTCAGTAACCACCCTCATTGGGAAAATCGAGTGTGTGACACATTTGACTGGTATGCTCCTGCCTATCAATACCACCATACAATCGAAGAGCTCAAATCCTGGTTTGAACAAGCCGGGTTCGAAAATTTAAAAATCCTGCCTCCAGAAAAATCAGGAACTCTTTATCGTTGGTGTTACAAGCATAACCTACTGATTGGCAGCGGAGTGAATATCCAGGGAACAAAATCTGTATGA
- a CDS encoding ferredoxin--NADP reductase, which translates to MNSSNTPSGESTPEIEELRSKHYNATIEDLRMPHEHLMIVRIKPDQEIPVFSGGQYTTLGLGSWEPRVDNGVLAELPKPKLIRRAYSISCPMVDSQGKILSNDQIDYLEFYITLVLRPDSDDPPLTPRLFRLKVGDRLHLGKKPVGTYTLKPIQSNDNVIFAGTGTGEAPHNSMAVELLKRGHSGQIASMTCVRYRGDLGYLAQQEELQKQYSNYRYAAFTTREPENIDQNHPQFVGKQYLQDMIIPEKFQEVFGWAANPEQTHIFLCGNPSMIGLPEKNETGELEFPESKGMVELLTKQGYQLSSPKVPGNIHFEKYW; encoded by the coding sequence ATGAATTCATCGAATACTCCGAGCGGAGAATCGACTCCTGAAATTGAAGAGTTACGCAGTAAACATTATAACGCAACGATCGAAGATCTGCGTATGCCTCACGAGCATTTGATGATTGTTCGAATCAAGCCTGATCAAGAAATTCCTGTTTTTTCAGGCGGGCAATATACAACTTTAGGCTTAGGTTCCTGGGAACCGCGCGTCGATAATGGCGTGTTGGCAGAACTGCCCAAACCTAAATTGATCCGTCGTGCCTATTCGATCTCTTGTCCTATGGTGGACTCGCAAGGCAAAATACTTTCAAATGATCAGATCGATTATCTGGAATTTTATATTACTCTTGTTCTCCGTCCTGATTCAGATGATCCTCCGCTCACACCGCGCCTCTTTCGATTAAAAGTTGGCGATCGTCTGCATCTTGGCAAAAAACCAGTTGGCACCTATACGCTCAAACCTATTCAATCGAATGACAATGTCATTTTTGCGGGCACAGGTACCGGAGAAGCCCCTCATAATTCCATGGCCGTTGAATTGCTCAAGCGAGGTCACTCAGGACAAATTGCCTCGATGACCTGTGTACGTTATCGAGGAGACCTCGGGTATCTTGCACAACAAGAGGAGCTACAAAAACAATACTCGAATTACCGTTATGCCGCTTTCACGACACGAGAGCCGGAAAATATTGACCAGAATCATCCGCAATTCGTTGGTAAGCAATACTTACAGGATATGATCATACCTGAAAAATTCCAGGAAGTCTTCGGCTGGGCTGCAAACCCAGAACAAACCCACATTTTTCTCTGTGGCAATCCATCGATGATCGGCCTGCCTGAAAAAAATGAAACGGGAGAACTCGAATTTCCAGAGTCGAAAGGCATGGTAGAGCTACTCACAAAGCAGGGCTACCAACTCTCAAGTCCCAAAGTTCCAGGAAATATTCATTTCGAAAAATACTGGTAA
- a CDS encoding aldo/keto reductase: protein MEYRNLGKAGVRVSPICLGTMMFGGPTNEADSISIMHKAIDLGINFFDTANMYSTGGSESVVGKALKDRRDKVILATKGRAPMGDGPNDAGASRVHLMRELDRSLQRLGTDYVDIYYVHTPDYQTPIEETLRTLDDMVRSGKVHYIACSNFRAWRLMEALGTSEVRNLHAFSCVQPLYNIMNRDIEVELLPLCQEKGIGVVSYSPLARGILTGKYRKDQPFPEGSRASRNDKRMNEAELRDVSIELSQEIATYCDQKGVSMTNFALAWCLANPILTSIIIGPRTMEQFDDNLGCLDVKITDEDEAFIDSLVPPGEHSGKGFQDPQYPVTGRGK from the coding sequence ATGGAATACCGTAACTTAGGAAAAGCTGGCGTTCGTGTCTCTCCGATTTGCCTGGGCACAATGATGTTTGGAGGCCCCACCAATGAGGCAGATTCTATCTCCATCATGCACAAAGCGATTGACCTCGGGATCAACTTCTTCGATACCGCAAACATGTACAGTACTGGTGGCTCAGAATCTGTTGTCGGAAAAGCTCTGAAAGATCGTCGTGACAAAGTGATTTTAGCCACAAAAGGACGCGCGCCTATGGGAGATGGACCTAACGATGCGGGAGCCAGCAGAGTCCATCTTATGCGGGAACTGGACCGCAGCCTGCAGCGTCTAGGTACTGATTATGTCGACATCTACTATGTGCATACTCCGGACTACCAGACTCCGATCGAAGAAACGCTTCGCACTCTGGACGATATGGTTCGATCTGGTAAGGTGCACTACATTGCTTGCTCCAATTTCCGTGCGTGGCGTTTAATGGAGGCGCTTGGAACCAGTGAGGTTCGAAATCTACATGCTTTCAGTTGCGTACAGCCTTTATACAACATCATGAACCGGGACATCGAGGTAGAGCTGTTACCACTTTGTCAGGAAAAGGGGATTGGCGTTGTCAGCTATAGCCCCCTTGCCAGAGGAATTTTGACAGGCAAGTACCGAAAAGATCAGCCCTTTCCGGAAGGCAGCCGTGCCTCTCGAAATGATAAACGCATGAATGAAGCAGAACTTCGTGATGTCAGTATCGAACTTTCACAGGAAATTGCGACTTACTGTGATCAAAAAGGGGTCTCAATGACAAATTTTGCCCTGGCTTGGTGCCTGGCGAATCCGATTCTGACTTCAATCATCATTGGCCCTCGAACAATGGAACAGTTCGACGATAATCTGGGTTGTCTGGATGTCAAAATTACAGATGAAGACGAGGCCTTTATCGACTCACTTGTCCCTCCGGGCGAACACAGCGGCAAAGGATTTCAGGATCCGCAATATCCGGTAACAGGTCGAGGAAAATAG
- a CDS encoding tRNA (cytidine(34)-2'-O)-methyltransferase, with protein sequence MSSSSEPLLHIVLYQPDIPQNTGNIGRTCVAIGAKLWLVRPLGFKLDEKHLRRAGMDYWQHLDWEAVDSLEEVQSRLSDRTWWKLTKFATRYVWDAKLESGHVLLFGSESNGLPPRILEESPNSNLKLPMREQVRSLNLASTATAVMYEAVRQMGGLPH encoded by the coding sequence ATGTCATCATCTTCTGAACCTTTACTGCATATTGTACTTTACCAACCAGATATTCCCCAAAACACAGGAAATATCGGTCGTACCTGCGTCGCCATCGGTGCCAAATTGTGGTTAGTCAGACCACTCGGTTTTAAGCTGGATGAAAAGCATCTACGGCGTGCTGGTATGGATTACTGGCAACATCTGGATTGGGAAGCCGTCGATAGTCTGGAGGAAGTTCAATCACGACTCTCTGACAGGACATGGTGGAAGCTGACAAAGTTCGCCACCCGCTATGTATGGGATGCAAAGCTAGAATCGGGCCATGTATTGCTGTTTGGAAGCGAAAGCAATGGGCTTCCCCCCCGAATCTTGGAGGAGTCACCCAATAGCAATCTGAAACTACCAATGCGGGAGCAGGTACGTAGTCTGAATCTGGCGAGTACTGCAACAGCTGTCATGTATGAAGCCGTTCGCCAGATGGGAGGGCTGCCGCATTAA
- a CDS encoding class I tRNA ligase family protein: MFQKVTDASFIEGEHDVLKFWEDNRIFDQLRQKNKGKPKWSFIDGPMTANNPMGVHHAWGRAYKDAYQRYYAMTGHELRFQNGFDCQGLWVEVEVEKELGYGTKQEVVEDGIDKFVNECKKRVLRFAARQTEQSVRLGYWMDWDDPEQLRALAEFVGTDADFNFTAPSGQQVTDTADMLVSRLGNAEWGGSYFTFSTENNETIWTFLKKCFERGKVYRGYDVMPWSGRGGSAYSQMEVADGRKLSVHRSVFVRFPLKDRENEYLLIWTTTPWTLTSNVAAAINPELDYVKLRAKKDDAVYYFAKDNLEYQRLSKEYKEGFGRPEWSWPKDVPKLKTLAQIFKEQGGYEILDTIKGAEMVGWEYTGPFDDLPAQQSPGGYPSDETLLDKTGITCHQVVDGGRDFKGNPHVVAGEGTGIVHTAPGCGDVDHQLGKQLGLVAIAPLGEDGRFQEGFGPFTGKEAIDPTTPELIFELLKQKELLVSTEPYPHIYPHCWRTGDELIFRLVDEWFINMDWREEIKDVTRQINWVPSSIDGEQHELEWLTNMRDWMVSKKRFWGLALPIWVDEETEDFEVIGSLAELKERAVEGWEALEGHTPHRPWIDEVKLRNPKTGNLMSRIPDVGNPWLDAGIVPFSTMQYNTNPEEWKKWYPADLVSECFPGQFRNWFYALLSMATMMDGTPPFKTLLGYRLVLNEEGKPMHKSDGTAIWFEEAAEQLGVDTMRWMYLTHNPASDLRFGMRHPDQEVTLVTPEGPINQTKEGAPTCLVESKPADEIRRQVLIPLWNSYAFFVNYARLDEFDPSQESVPIAERPEIDRWILSNLQSLLATAKTEIAAYNYAAFLKKATAFIDDLSNWYIRRNRRRFWRSQDANDTDKLAAYQTLFEVLVTLSKALAPSIPFLTERIYQNLVTSWDQTAPSSVHLCDYPQCDSTLLDEELNFHASQAQIVVKLGHKLRDESNQRVRQPLAELRFACQTPKQMDAIESLANTIEEELNIKKVTRCENLDELVSYTYKPNLKTLGPKYGKLLSMLRQQLPELGDAVLGPLRRGESVSLELSGNQIDLQPEDVLVGTEQAADWVCADDQGIQIAISTKLTSELEEEGMARDFVRQVQQLRKEADLEIEDRINIYFNSNGATEVEKSVTGWSEYILGETLGDTLNQSDDTDDTKEVTIGNSKVSIRIEKS; encoded by the coding sequence ATGTTTCAAAAAGTAACTGACGCCAGCTTCATTGAAGGTGAACACGATGTCCTCAAATTCTGGGAAGACAATCGGATTTTTGACCAGCTTCGCCAGAAAAACAAAGGAAAACCCAAATGGAGTTTTATTGATGGTCCCATGACTGCCAATAACCCGATGGGAGTTCACCATGCATGGGGCAGGGCATACAAAGACGCCTATCAACGTTATTACGCGATGACAGGACACGAACTCCGTTTTCAAAATGGATTTGACTGCCAAGGTCTATGGGTGGAAGTGGAAGTGGAAAAAGAGCTTGGCTATGGAACCAAGCAGGAAGTCGTCGAAGACGGTATTGACAAGTTCGTGAATGAGTGTAAAAAGCGGGTGTTGCGTTTTGCAGCCCGACAGACCGAGCAGTCGGTTCGCCTGGGTTACTGGATGGACTGGGATGACCCTGAACAGCTACGAGCGTTAGCCGAATTCGTTGGTACGGACGCAGATTTCAATTTCACAGCTCCCAGTGGTCAACAGGTTACAGATACGGCTGATATGTTGGTCTCACGTCTGGGAAACGCCGAATGGGGTGGAAGTTACTTTACATTCTCCACAGAAAATAATGAAACAATCTGGACTTTTCTCAAAAAGTGTTTTGAACGGGGTAAGGTTTATCGTGGTTATGATGTGATGCCCTGGTCCGGGCGGGGAGGCAGTGCTTACAGCCAGATGGAAGTCGCTGACGGGCGAAAGCTTTCTGTCCACCGCTCAGTTTTTGTCAGGTTCCCGCTGAAAGATCGTGAGAATGAATATCTGCTTATCTGGACGACCACTCCCTGGACTTTGACCAGTAATGTCGCCGCTGCCATTAATCCAGAACTTGATTATGTTAAATTACGCGCCAAGAAAGATGATGCAGTCTATTATTTTGCAAAAGATAACCTGGAATATCAAAGATTAAGCAAAGAATACAAAGAAGGTTTTGGTCGACCGGAATGGTCGTGGCCTAAGGATGTACCCAAGCTGAAAACACTGGCGCAAATCTTCAAAGAGCAGGGGGGTTACGAAATTCTCGACACGATCAAAGGAGCCGAGATGGTGGGTTGGGAATATACAGGGCCCTTTGATGATCTTCCGGCTCAGCAATCGCCGGGTGGCTATCCCAGTGATGAAACACTATTGGACAAAACAGGAATCACCTGTCATCAAGTCGTTGATGGCGGCCGCGATTTTAAGGGTAATCCACATGTGGTTGCAGGTGAGGGAACGGGTATCGTACATACAGCTCCTGGCTGCGGCGATGTCGACCATCAGTTGGGGAAACAACTAGGACTTGTCGCAATCGCTCCTTTAGGCGAGGACGGGCGATTTCAAGAGGGATTCGGCCCATTTACTGGCAAAGAGGCGATTGATCCCACAACACCAGAATTAATCTTTGAATTGTTGAAACAAAAAGAGCTCTTGGTTTCTACAGAACCATATCCACATATTTATCCGCACTGTTGGCGAACGGGAGATGAACTAATTTTCCGACTTGTTGATGAATGGTTCATCAATATGGACTGGCGCGAAGAAATCAAGGATGTGACCCGTCAGATTAACTGGGTCCCCTCAAGTATTGATGGTGAGCAGCATGAACTGGAATGGCTTACCAACATGCGTGACTGGATGGTATCCAAAAAGCGATTCTGGGGCTTAGCCCTACCGATTTGGGTCGATGAAGAAACGGAGGATTTCGAGGTCATTGGATCTCTGGCTGAGTTAAAAGAACGCGCCGTGGAAGGCTGGGAAGCACTCGAAGGGCATACACCCCACCGTCCCTGGATCGACGAAGTAAAACTCCGTAATCCCAAAACCGGCAATCTGATGTCACGCATCCCCGATGTGGGTAATCCCTGGCTGGACGCGGGCATTGTTCCTTTCTCAACCATGCAATACAACACAAATCCAGAAGAGTGGAAAAAATGGTATCCGGCAGATCTTGTTTCTGAGTGCTTCCCCGGTCAATTCCGAAACTGGTTCTATGCTTTGCTCTCGATGGCAACCATGATGGATGGGACACCTCCCTTTAAAACCCTACTAGGCTATCGTCTGGTTTTGAATGAAGAAGGGAAGCCAATGCATAAATCGGATGGAACCGCGATCTGGTTTGAAGAAGCTGCTGAACAGTTGGGTGTCGACACCATGCGTTGGATGTATCTGACACATAATCCGGCATCTGACCTGCGTTTTGGTATGAGACATCCGGATCAGGAAGTGACGCTTGTCACACCGGAAGGCCCAATCAATCAAACAAAAGAAGGTGCGCCCACCTGCCTGGTTGAAAGTAAGCCGGCAGATGAAATTCGCCGTCAGGTGCTCATTCCACTCTGGAATTCTTATGCTTTCTTTGTTAACTATGCACGGCTTGATGAATTTGATCCCTCACAGGAAAGTGTTCCTATCGCAGAACGGCCTGAAATCGATCGCTGGATTTTATCGAACCTGCAGTCATTACTGGCTACTGCGAAAACGGAAATTGCAGCTTATAACTATGCCGCTTTCTTGAAAAAAGCGACTGCGTTTATCGATGATCTATCGAACTGGTATATCAGGCGTAATCGGCGTCGTTTTTGGCGTTCTCAGGATGCAAATGATACAGATAAGCTCGCCGCTTATCAAACATTATTCGAAGTTCTGGTGACACTCTCCAAGGCATTAGCTCCCAGTATTCCGTTCCTGACCGAAAGAATCTACCAGAATCTGGTGACTAGCTGGGACCAGACTGCTCCATCTAGCGTACACCTTTGCGATTATCCACAATGCGATTCGACTCTTTTAGATGAAGAACTCAATTTCCATGCTTCACAAGCACAAATTGTAGTTAAATTAGGCCATAAACTACGAGATGAATCCAATCAACGCGTGCGGCAGCCTCTGGCAGAATTGAGATTCGCCTGCCAGACTCCAAAGCAGATGGACGCAATCGAAAGTCTCGCAAATACGATCGAAGAAGAATTAAATATTAAAAAAGTGACCCGCTGTGAAAACCTGGACGAACTTGTGAGCTATACCTACAAGCCAAATCTGAAAACGCTCGGCCCTAAATATGGGAAACTACTGAGCATGCTGCGTCAACAACTTCCTGAATTAGGCGATGCCGTGCTTGGACCACTCAGACGCGGTGAATCTGTCTCTCTCGAATTATCTGGAAACCAAATCGATCTGCAACCAGAAGATGTTTTGGTCGGAACAGAGCAAGCTGCCGATTGGGTCTGTGCTGACGATCAGGGAATTCAAATCGCCATTTCAACGAAATTGACATCTGAATTAGAAGAGGAAGGGATGGCCCGTGACTTTGTGCGGCAAGTACAACAACTTCGCAAAGAAGCCGATCTGGAAATTGAAGATCGCATCAATATCTATTTTAACTCCAATGGAGCAACAGAAGTCGAAAAATCTGTGACAGGCTGGTCTGAGTACATTCTGGGAGAAACACTGGGTGACACTCTCAATCAATCAGACGACACTGATGACACAAAAGAGGTCACAATTGGTAACTCCAAAGTATCAATTCGAATTGAAAAATCGTAA
- a CDS encoding sulfatase-like hydrolase/transferase, protein MQCRTSLRNYMGWIQFALIIAVILNFNLMLFAADSEAGRPNILWITSEDNGPHLGCYGDQYADTPHIDKLASQGMIYLNCWSTAPVCAPARTTLITGMYPTCLGAEHMRSMVKLPDGVLMYPQYLRQAGYYCTNNSKEDYNVAKPGTVWDESSRKAHWKNRKPEQPFFAVFNHTISHESKIRNRPHKLVHDLAKVRIPAYHPDTPEVRHDWAQYYDRITEMDALVGKNLKELADAGLADDTIVFYYGDHGSGMPRSKRWPYNSGLQVPLVVYIPPKFRNLAPADYQAQGKSDRLVGFVDFAPTLLSLTGIKPPEHMQGNAFMGKYEAPAQQYQFGFRGRMDERYDLVRSVRNKRYLYIRNYMPHKKYGQYLNYMFQTPTTQVWKKMYDAGQLKPPQTYFWETKPAEELYDLEADRDEVNNLASSRDHQDILAKLREVQQKKLLEVRDLGFLPEAEIHSLSDGGAPYLIGKNTELYPLPKILAMAELASSNNSDNQDQLITGLKDSNSAVRYWAAMGLLISGRDAVQQGRQELRESLKDSSKSVRCIAAEALGKFGNKKDVRNAVNTLFSLSNQNQDGLYVAILALNGLEKLDEKVAPVKEKITQLPRKNPNLNRRLQSYVSRLIERIEEKETPANLKKPQ, encoded by the coding sequence ATGCAGTGTAGAACTTCTTTGAGAAATTATATGGGTTGGATTCAGTTTGCTTTGATCATTGCTGTGATATTGAATTTCAATCTGATGCTTTTTGCAGCGGATTCAGAGGCCGGACGTCCAAATATTCTATGGATTACCAGCGAAGATAATGGCCCTCATCTTGGATGTTATGGGGATCAGTACGCAGATACCCCTCACATCGACAAACTGGCATCTCAAGGAATGATCTATCTTAACTGCTGGTCGACTGCTCCAGTTTGTGCTCCCGCACGGACGACTTTAATTACAGGCATGTATCCTACTTGTCTGGGAGCCGAGCATATGCGGAGTATGGTGAAACTCCCTGATGGCGTTTTGATGTATCCTCAGTATCTTAGACAAGCAGGTTACTATTGCACGAATAACAGTAAAGAGGATTATAACGTAGCCAAACCAGGTACTGTGTGGGATGAATCCAGCAGAAAAGCGCATTGGAAGAATAGAAAGCCAGAACAACCCTTCTTTGCTGTATTTAACCATACGATTAGTCATGAAAGTAAGATACGCAATCGGCCACACAAGCTGGTACATGACCTTGCTAAAGTCCGAATTCCCGCTTACCACCCTGATACGCCGGAAGTACGCCATGACTGGGCACAATACTATGATCGTATTACTGAAATGGATGCGTTGGTCGGAAAAAATCTCAAAGAGTTGGCAGACGCAGGATTAGCCGATGATACGATTGTCTTCTATTATGGAGATCACGGATCAGGTATGCCTCGCAGCAAACGATGGCCTTACAATTCCGGTTTACAGGTTCCGTTAGTTGTTTATATTCCACCCAAATTTCGAAATTTAGCACCAGCAGATTACCAGGCTCAAGGTAAGTCGGACCGATTGGTTGGCTTTGTTGATTTTGCACCGACTCTGTTAAGCTTGACTGGGATTAAACCTCCAGAGCACATGCAGGGAAATGCGTTTATGGGAAAATATGAGGCACCCGCTCAGCAGTATCAATTTGGGTTTCGAGGTCGCATGGACGAGCGGTATGATCTGGTGCGATCTGTCAGGAATAAGCGTTATCTCTATATCAGAAATTATATGCCTCATAAAAAGTATGGTCAGTATTTAAACTATATGTTTCAGACCCCGACAACTCAGGTCTGGAAGAAAATGTATGACGCAGGGCAGCTGAAACCGCCTCAAACCTATTTCTGGGAAACGAAACCAGCAGAGGAATTGTACGATCTGGAGGCAGATCGAGACGAAGTGAATAATCTAGCGTCCTCACGAGATCACCAGGACATTTTAGCCAAGCTTCGTGAAGTTCAACAGAAGAAGCTGTTAGAAGTTCGAGACTTGGGTTTTCTACCTGAAGCGGAAATTCATAGTCTTTCTGATGGTGGGGCTCCCTACCTCATCGGGAAAAATACAGAGCTTTACCCTTTGCCCAAAATTCTGGCGATGGCGGAATTGGCATCATCCAACAATTCTGATAACCAGGATCAACTAATAACAGGATTGAAGGATTCTAATTCAGCAGTTCGTTATTGGGCTGCGATGGGCCTCTTGATTAGCGGTAGAGATGCAGTTCAACAAGGTCGTCAGGAATTACGAGAGTCATTAAAAGATTCTTCAAAATCAGTGCGGTGTATTGCTGCAGAGGCTCTCGGAAAATTTGGTAATAAAAAAGATGTGCGGAACGCTGTTAATACGTTATTTTCCCTGTCAAATCAGAATCAGGATGGGCTTTACGTTGCTATCTTGGCATTGAATGGACTCGAAAAACTGGACGAAAAGGTTGCCCCAGTCAAAGAGAAAATTACACAGCTACCTCGTAAGAATCCAAACCTGAATAGAAGATTGCAATCATATGTGTCACGACTGATTGAAAGAATTGAGGAAAAAGAAACGCCCGCGAATCTCAAGAAGCCACAGTGA